GGATTTCCAATGCTTCATCAAGCTGTTTTTGGGTAATTGCTTCGGAATCAATAAATAATTGTCCAAGCTTTCTCATGTCAGCACTCATTTGAACATCTCCATTAACGATATTTGCCAGTTACTTTCTTCATTAAACAAATTATTCTGAAAACCATATTTTTATTGTATTATAGGAAGAAAGAAAAAGAAACAAATTTATCATGTGCTCCGCTAAAGTGGAATAACGTTCAGGAGTACAATTCATCAGAGGTGTGAAAAATGGATTTATTGGAGATTATCAGGACCAATGGGTATACAGTGGAAAGTGCGGCATATCTGATCCTTGCAGCTCTTCTTTTGCTGATCGCTTGGATTGATTTCAAAACAATGCTTATTCCCAATTGGTGTATCTTCCTGATTTTTCTTGCCGGGTTGTTTTTTGCTTTTTTCAGTCAGGAAATCTCCTGGGTGGATAGATTGATTGGATTTTTCTCCGCCGGCGGGCTCCTTTTTTTGATTGCAGTTTTATCCCATGGTGGAATTGGGGGCGGGGATATCAAGCTCATGGCTGCAGTAGGCTTCTATCTGGGCTGGAAACTGACCTTATGGGCTTTGTTTTCCGCCTCGATCCTGGGAGGATTTATCGGAGTGGGGATTCTGGCCATGGGAAAAGGAAATTTAAAAACAGAAATTCCTTATGGTCCCATTCTTGTTGCAGGCATTCTCAGCAGCATGCTTTTCGGAGAGAAGCTCATGAACTGGTATTTCAGCCTGCTGTAAGGTGTCCCTGTTTTACGTTGTAAATCGTAGAAAATTGTAGTAAACTTGTAAGGATGAAAACCGAATTTGTCCCGAAAGGACTGGGAATAGAGACGTGTCACATCCCAAACGAACCCTGTTTTTGATGGCTTTGGATGCCATCCTGATCAATTTGGCCTTATTTGGCAGCTTTTACCTTCGGTTTGAAGAAGGACTGCCTGATGAATATGTCAATACATATCTGATTGCAGCCTTGGTGGCCAGCATTGCTTTGCTGTTGTTATTTCATGTTTTTGGCTTATATAAAAATATCTGGCGTTATGCCAGCGTGGGAGAGCTTTTGTCCATTGTCTACGCAGTATCCGTAGGAGCAGCCATTGTGGCAGTCGCTGTTTATATCCTGGCACCCTTAAGGCTTCCTCACTCTGTCAGTGTCCTCTTTTGGTTATTGACCACCGTTCTGACCGGAGGGCTGCGCTTCAGTCAGCGGATGCGGCAGGAAAACTCCATCTTCGCAGTCAGGAACAAGGACCAGAAAAAAGTACTGATTATCGGAGCAGGGGATGCCGGGGTGCTGGCTCTACGGGAGCTGAAGAGAAGAGACTTCCGGGAAGGAATGCCTGTAGGTTTTATCGATGACAGCAAAAGCAAGATCAACCTTCACGTTCAGGGCTTTCCCGTGCTGGGAGCCAGGGAAGATATTCCGGAAATCGTGAAGGGGTATGATGTGGATGAAATTATTATCGCTATCCCCTCTGCCTCCGGAGATGCCATCCGGGAAATTGTGGAGATCTG
This Dehalobacter sp. DNA region includes the following protein-coding sequences:
- a CDS encoding polysaccharide biosynthesis protein produces the protein MSHPKRTLFLMALDAILINLALFGSFYLRFEEGLPDEYVNTYLIAALVASIALLLLFHVFGLYKNIWRYASVGELLSIVYAVSVGAAIVAVAVYILAPLRLPHSVSVLFWLLTTVLTGGLRFSQRMRQENSIFAVRNKDQKKVLIIGAGDAGVLALRELKRRDFREGMPVGFIDDSKSKINLHVQGFPVLGAREDIPEIVKGYDVDEIIIAIPSASGDAIREIVEICKETKAASLKILPGVHDILSGKITVSAIREVQVEDLLGRDPVSVDLEEVAGYLKNQTVLVTGAGGSIGSELCRQIVSFAPAKLILTGHGENSIFD
- a CDS encoding A24 family peptidase produces the protein MDLLEIIRTNGYTVESAAYLILAALLLLIAWIDFKTMLIPNWCIFLIFLAGLFFAFFSQEISWVDRLIGFFSAGGLLFLIAVLSHGGIGGGDIKLMAAVGFYLGWKLTLWALFSASILGGFIGVGILAMGKGNLKTEIPYGPILVAGILSSMLFGEKLMNWYFSLL